Proteins found in one Enterococcus sp. 9D6_DIV0238 genomic segment:
- a CDS encoding GNAT family N-acetyltransferase: MDGRIIMVKKIGREAQGENKQLIAMDDVKGREPDKGKLADHLLNAFKGTIDDQGEDLKQWQNEVNQFFQGKYGTILKEHSYYHLSLGKITGSVIVSLFRKIPLIIYLAVDPASRGSGLSYELMEQVLSSFTDTTYKHIFLVVTSGNTSAKRVYDRLGFEYAGTDWDMILQKQSFSN, from the coding sequence ATGGATGGAAGAATAATCATGGTGAAAAAAATTGGTAGAGAAGCACAAGGTGAAAATAAACAGTTGATTGCAATGGACGATGTCAAAGGTAGAGAACCAGATAAAGGAAAATTGGCCGACCATTTATTAAACGCATTTAAAGGAACGATCGATGATCAAGGTGAAGACTTAAAACAATGGCAAAATGAGGTAAATCAATTTTTTCAAGGAAAATACGGGACGATTTTAAAAGAACATTCTTATTACCATTTGTCTTTGGGAAAAATTACGGGTAGTGTCATTGTTTCATTATTTAGGAAGATTCCTTTGATCATTTATCTAGCAGTCGATCCTGCTAGTAGAGGATCGGGGCTATCGTATGAATTAATGGAGCAAGTGTTGTCATCGTTCACAGATACGACGTATAAACATATTTTTCTTGTGGTAACATCAGGCAACACATCTGCCAAAAGGGTGTATGACCGTCTTGGTTTTGAATACGCAGGAACGGATTGGGATATGATTTTACAAAAGCAATCCTTTTCCAATTAA
- a CDS encoding RtcB family protein: MLTIKGKYNEAQVYTEMLDDATIGQIISLCNQEFVKESQIRIMPDTHSGSGCVIGTTMTIQDKVVPNLVGVDIGCGLYVVKLKKSIKTNFDKLDRIIRTRIPSGSNSHDKSYYEFELGDIHAPIHKGWALRSLGTLGGGNHFIEVNEGKDGLYLVIHSGSRVLGKEIAEYHQEVGYQKLSQQRKELKISASQATKLGELEKADELIAMREAIKIPYELSYVTGNDLTNYLNDMKIAQAYAALNRKLMAETILKGMKWKKAIIESFDCPHNYIDLDTKMLRKGAASATLGEKMIVPLNMKDGSILAIGKGNPEWNQSGPHGAGRLLSRSQAKAKISLESYQHAMKNVWTTSVSKKTIDEAPKAYKPMKQLLADVTSTMDVQEVIRPLYNFKG, from the coding sequence ATGTTAACAATTAAAGGGAAATATAATGAAGCACAGGTCTACACAGAAATGTTGGACGATGCTACGATTGGACAGATCATATCTTTATGTAATCAAGAGTTTGTCAAAGAAAGTCAGATCAGAATCATGCCGGATACACATAGTGGTTCAGGCTGTGTGATCGGCACAACAATGACGATCCAAGATAAAGTAGTACCAAATTTAGTAGGAGTTGATATCGGCTGTGGACTCTATGTTGTAAAACTAAAGAAATCGATCAAAACCAATTTTGACAAATTAGATCGAATCATCCGTACAAGAATTCCAAGCGGGTCGAATTCTCATGATAAAAGCTATTATGAATTTGAATTAGGTGACATCCATGCGCCGATCCATAAAGGTTGGGCGTTAAGAAGCTTGGGAACATTAGGTGGCGGAAACCATTTCATCGAAGTCAATGAAGGAAAAGATGGCTTATACTTAGTCATCCATAGCGGCAGTCGCGTGCTAGGAAAAGAAATCGCTGAATATCATCAGGAAGTTGGCTATCAAAAATTATCACAACAGCGAAAAGAATTGAAAATTAGCGCATCACAGGCAACCAAGCTGGGTGAACTTGAAAAAGCTGACGAATTGATCGCTATGCGTGAAGCAATAAAAATTCCATATGAATTATCTTACGTCACAGGAAATGATTTAACGAACTACTTGAATGATATGAAAATTGCTCAAGCATACGCTGCACTGAATCGTAAGCTTATGGCTGAAACAATTCTCAAAGGAATGAAGTGGAAAAAAGCAATCATTGAATCGTTTGACTGTCCTCATAATTATATTGATTTAGACACAAAAATGTTAAGAAAAGGGGCAGCTTCAGCAACATTAGGAGAGAAAATGATCGTACCTCTAAATATGAAAGACGGTAGTATTTTAGCTATTGGTAAGGGGAATCCAGAATGGAATCAATCAGGGCCGCATGGTGCCGGCAGACTGCTGAGCCGCTCACAAGCAAAAGCTAAAATCAGCTTAGAAAGTTATCAGCATGCAATGAAAAATGTATGGACGACCTCTGTATCGAAGAAAACTATCGATGAAGCACCAAAAGCATACAAGCCAATGAAACAATTACTTGCAGATGTTACAAGTACGATGGACGTTCAAGAAGTGATCCGACCGTTATATAATTTTAAAGGATAG
- a CDS encoding GNAT family N-acetyltransferase, producing MTIRVAKRTDIQAINRLNTQTLQHEYPLKEAEERLTYILSSPTNQLFVKESHDQVVGYIQLSEYICTYGPVLMNVLGLAVDEAFQHQGIGKELLKHSEQWAKEQGAQGLRLNSGIERTEAHRFYRHVGYKEIKKQINFRKLF from the coding sequence ATGACGATCAGAGTAGCAAAAAGAACGGATATACAGGCGATCAATCGATTGAATACACAGACATTACAGCATGAATATCCTTTAAAAGAAGCAGAAGAGCGATTGACATATATACTTTCATCACCAACCAATCAATTGTTTGTAAAAGAAAGTCATGATCAGGTGGTTGGCTATATTCAATTAAGTGAGTATATCTGCACATATGGACCGGTTTTGATGAATGTTTTAGGGTTAGCCGTCGATGAAGCATTTCAACATCAAGGAATCGGTAAGGAATTATTGAAGCATAGTGAACAGTGGGCAAAAGAGCAAGGAGCACAAGGGCTGCGTTTGAATTCAGGGATAGAACGAACGGAAGCACATCGATTTTACCGACATGTTGGATACAAGGAAATTAAAAAGCAAATCAATTTCAGAAAGTTATTTTGA
- the adhE gene encoding bifunctional acetaldehyde-CoA/alcohol dehydrogenase, which produces MAKTTKKEETQTTDVAVMIDELAKKANVALKEMEDFDQAKVDHIVHQMAMAALDQHMPLAKMAVEETGRGIYEDKAIKNMYASEYIWNSIKHDKTVGVINKDDQTGLIEIAEPVGVVCGVTPTTNPTSTTIFKALIALKTRNPIVFAFHPSAQKCSAEAARIVRDAAIKAGAPENCVQWIEQPSLEATSGLMNHPGIAIVLATGGAGMVKSAYSTGKPALGVGPGNVPSYIEKSAKIKRAVNDLIVSKSFDNGMICASEQAVIVDKEIYAAVKAEFEAHQVYFVKPNELQKLEDAVMNEGKYAVNPAIVGYSAEHIADLAGIKVPKGTKILVAEIEGAGAEYPLSREKLSPVLAMMKAKNTDHAFDLCEAMLELGGLGHTAVIHTEDEDLQVKFGLRMKACRILVNSPSAEGGIGNIYNEMIPSLTLGCGSYGKNSVSKNVSAVNLINVKTVAKRRNNMQWFKLPPKIFFEKNSLQYLQKMENVERVMIVCDPGMVQFGYADTVRKELQKRKNDVQIEVFSAVEPNPSTNTVYAGTKVMVDFEPDTIIALGGGSAMDAAKGMWMFYEHPDTEFFGAKQKFLDIRKRTYKIDKPVKTQFVCIPTTSGTGSEVTPFAVITDSETHVKYPLADYALTPDVAIVDPQFVMSVPASVTADTGMDVLTHAIESYVSVMASDYTRGLSLQAIKLVFDHLENSVKRPDAESREKMHNASTMAGMAFANAFLGICHSVAHKIGGEYGIPHGRTNAILLPHIIRYNAKDPSKHAMFPKYDYFRADTDYADIAKFLGLKGKNTAELVDALAKAVYDLGVAVGIDMNLKAQGVTQEILDSTVDHMAELAYEDQCTTANPKEPLISELKQIIIDAYNG; this is translated from the coding sequence ATGGCTAAAACAACCAAGAAAGAAGAGACTCAAACAACTGATGTAGCAGTGATGATCGATGAGCTAGCGAAAAAAGCAAATGTTGCTTTAAAAGAAATGGAAGATTTTGATCAAGCAAAAGTTGACCATATTGTGCATCAAATGGCAATGGCTGCTTTAGATCAACACATGCCTTTAGCAAAAATGGCTGTTGAAGAAACTGGCCGCGGAATTTATGAAGACAAAGCAATCAAAAACATGTATGCCTCTGAATATATCTGGAACAGCATCAAGCATGATAAAACAGTTGGTGTGATCAATAAAGATGACCAAACTGGTTTGATTGAAATTGCTGAGCCTGTCGGTGTGGTTTGCGGGGTAACACCAACAACAAATCCAACATCAACAACAATTTTTAAAGCCTTGATCGCACTTAAGACACGTAATCCTATCGTTTTTGCATTCCATCCAAGCGCTCAAAAATGTTCTGCTGAAGCAGCACGCATCGTTCGTGATGCGGCAATCAAAGCAGGTGCTCCTGAAAACTGTGTACAATGGATCGAACAACCATCACTAGAAGCAACTTCTGGTTTGATGAACCATCCAGGAATCGCCATCGTTTTAGCCACTGGTGGTGCAGGTATGGTGAAATCAGCTTACTCAACTGGTAAACCAGCATTAGGAGTAGGTCCTGGTAATGTTCCTTCTTATATTGAAAAATCAGCTAAAATCAAACGTGCAGTAAACGATTTGATCGTTTCAAAATCATTCGATAATGGGATGATTTGTGCTTCTGAGCAAGCTGTGATCGTAGATAAAGAAATTTATGCAGCTGTTAAAGCTGAATTTGAAGCACATCAAGTGTACTTCGTAAAACCAAATGAATTACAAAAACTTGAAGATGCAGTAATGAACGAAGGTAAATATGCAGTTAATCCTGCAATCGTTGGTTACTCTGCTGAGCACATCGCTGATCTAGCAGGGATCAAAGTACCAAAAGGAACAAAAATCTTAGTTGCAGAAATCGAAGGAGCAGGTGCTGAATACCCACTTTCTCGTGAAAAATTATCACCAGTTCTTGCAATGATGAAAGCGAAAAATACAGACCATGCCTTTGACCTATGTGAAGCAATGCTTGAATTAGGCGGCCTAGGACATACTGCTGTGATCCATACAGAAGACGAAGACTTACAAGTGAAATTCGGTTTACGCATGAAGGCTTGCCGTATCTTGGTAAACTCTCCATCTGCCGAAGGCGGAATCGGAAATATCTACAACGAAATGATTCCATCATTGACATTAGGTTGCGGTTCATATGGTAAAAACTCTGTCTCTAAAAACGTATCTGCTGTCAACTTGATCAACGTCAAAACTGTAGCGAAACGGAGAAATAATATGCAATGGTTTAAATTACCACCAAAAATTTTCTTTGAAAAAAATTCATTACAATACCTACAAAAAATGGAAAATGTTGAACGTGTTATGATCGTTTGTGACCCAGGTATGGTTCAATTCGGTTATGCTGATACAGTTCGTAAAGAATTACAAAAACGTAAAAATGATGTTCAAATCGAAGTTTTCTCAGCTGTAGAACCAAACCCATCAACAAATACAGTTTACGCTGGAACAAAAGTGATGGTTGATTTTGAGCCTGATACGATTATTGCTTTGGGTGGCGGATCTGCAATGGATGCAGCTAAAGGAATGTGGATGTTCTATGAGCACCCAGATACAGAATTCTTTGGAGCAAAACAAAAATTCTTGGATATCCGTAAACGTACGTACAAAATCGACAAACCAGTTAAAACACAGTTTGTATGTATTCCAACAACATCAGGTACAGGTTCAGAAGTAACACCATTTGCGGTTATCACAGATAGCGAAACACATGTGAAATACCCATTAGCTGATTATGCATTGACACCAGATGTAGCGATCGTTGATCCTCAATTTGTTATGTCAGTTCCAGCTTCTGTTACAGCGGATACTGGTATGGATGTATTGACACATGCGATCGAATCTTATGTTTCTGTTATGGCTTCTGATTATACTCGCGGATTAAGCTTACAAGCGATCAAATTAGTTTTCGATCACTTAGAAAATTCTGTGAAACGCCCAGATGCGGAATCTCGTGAAAAAATGCATAACGCTTCTACAATGGCTGGTATGGCATTTGCCAATGCATTCTTGGGAATTTGTCACTCTGTAGCACATAAAATTGGTGGAGAATATGGTATTCCTCACGGACGTACAAATGCGATTTTGTTACCGCATATCATCCGTTACAATGCCAAAGATCCTTCAAAACATGCAATGTTCCCTAAATATGACTACTTCCGCGCAGACACAGACTACGCTGATATCGCGAAGTTCTTAGGTCTTAAAGGTAAAAATACTGCTGAATTAGTTGATGCATTAGCTAAAGCAGTGTACGATTTAGGTGTAGCAGTTGGAATCGACATGAACCTTAAAGCACAAGGTGTAACACAAGAAATCCTTGATTCTACTGTCGACCACATGGCTGAATTAGCATACGAAGATCAATGTACGACTGCTAATCCAAAAGAACCATTGATCAGTGAATTAAAACAAATCATCATTGATGCATATAATGGATAA
- a CDS encoding post-transcriptional regulator, with translation MEKLSWRQRFLVKKELKTTCQSFRELGYSSVDEKELMHYLVSYRWKKSAPASIQACREDILHIKPNEFFDYQQLIAQTSKMTINDWQDLKDLF, from the coding sequence ATCGAAAAGTTATCTTGGCGCCAGCGTTTTTTGGTGAAAAAAGAATTGAAAACAACGTGTCAGTCTTTTCGAGAGCTTGGCTATTCTTCCGTTGACGAAAAAGAATTGATGCACTATCTTGTTTCTTATCGTTGGAAAAAGAGTGCACCAGCATCGATTCAAGCGTGCCGAGAAGATATTTTACATATTAAGCCAAATGAATTTTTTGATTATCAACAGCTGATTGCACAAACAAGCAAAATGACGATCAATGATTGGCAGGATTTAAAAGACTTATTCTAG
- the yajC gene encoding preprotein translocase subunit YajC: MGGGLSFILPLILLGGMMFFMTRSQKKQQNERQTLLDAMKVGDEVVTIGGLHGVISEFDSEKRTVLIDCEGIVLEFDRAAIKTVKPGTTVVNDSDVTVVEAKEETVVEEPTTIETSDNDDTKE, encoded by the coding sequence ATGGGCGGAGGACTTTCGTTTATTTTACCATTAATTCTTTTAGGAGGAATGATGTTTTTCATGACACGTTCCCAGAAGAAACAACAGAATGAGCGTCAAACACTTTTAGATGCAATGAAAGTGGGCGATGAAGTGGTTACGATCGGTGGCTTACACGGTGTGATTTCTGAATTTGACAGTGAAAAAAGAACAGTATTGATCGATTGCGAAGGAATCGTACTAGAATTTGATCGCGCGGCGATCAAAACTGTAAAACCGGGTACGACTGTAGTCAACGATAGTGATGTTACAGTAGTCGAAGCAAAAGAAGAAACAGTTGTTGAAGAACCAACAACAATAGAAACTTCTGACAACGATGACACGAAAGAATAA
- the tgt gene encoding tRNA guanosine(34) transglycosylase Tgt, translating into MTEPAIRYRLIKKEKHTGARLGELITPHGTFPTPMFMPVGTLATVKTMSPEDLKEMSAGVILSNTYHLWLRPGDDLIAEAGGLHKFMNWDQPILTDSGGFQVFSLSDMRKITEEGVHFRHHLNGSKLFLSPEKAINIQNNLGSDIMMSFDECPPFDESYDYVKKSIERTSRWAERGLKAHAHPDRQGLFGIIQGAGFEDLRRQSAKDLISMDFPGYSIGGLSVGEPKAEMNRVLDFTTPLIPDNKPRYLMGVGTADSLIDGVIRGIDMFDCVLPTRIARNGTCMTSKGRLVVKNAQYARDFRPLDEKCDCYTCKNYTRAYIRHLIKADETFGIRLTSYHNLYFLLNVMKQVRQAIMDDNLLEFREAFFEEYGFNKENAKSF; encoded by the coding sequence ATGACGGAACCAGCCATTCGTTATCGTTTAATAAAAAAAGAAAAACATACAGGTGCTCGTTTAGGCGAATTGATTACGCCGCATGGAACGTTTCCAACACCGATGTTTATGCCAGTAGGAACGTTAGCGACAGTAAAAACAATGTCACCAGAAGATTTAAAAGAAATGAGTGCAGGTGTGATCTTAAGCAACACCTATCATTTATGGCTTCGTCCAGGTGATGACTTGATCGCAGAAGCTGGCGGCTTACATAAATTTATGAATTGGGATCAACCGATTTTGACCGATTCAGGTGGTTTTCAAGTATTCTCGTTGAGTGATATGCGTAAAATCACTGAAGAAGGGGTTCATTTTAGACACCATTTAAATGGTTCAAAATTGTTCCTTTCACCAGAAAAAGCAATCAACATTCAAAACAACTTAGGCTCAGATATCATGATGAGCTTTGATGAATGTCCACCGTTTGATGAAAGCTATGATTATGTGAAAAAATCGATCGAACGGACATCACGCTGGGCAGAACGCGGCTTGAAAGCTCATGCACATCCAGACCGTCAAGGTTTATTTGGGATCATTCAAGGGGCCGGTTTTGAAGATTTACGTCGTCAAAGTGCGAAGGACCTGATCAGTATGGACTTTCCAGGATATTCGATCGGCGGACTATCTGTTGGTGAACCGAAAGCAGAGATGAATCGAGTGCTTGATTTCACAACTCCTTTGATCCCTGATAATAAGCCAAGATATTTGATGGGTGTAGGAACAGCAGACTCATTGATCGATGGCGTGATTCGCGGGATCGATATGTTTGACTGTGTTTTACCGACTCGGATTGCTAGAAATGGTACATGTATGACCTCGAAAGGCCGTTTAGTCGTTAAAAATGCGCAGTATGCCAGAGATTTCCGCCCGTTGGATGAAAAATGCGATTGCTATACATGTAAAAATTATACGCGTGCATATATTCGTCATTTGATCAAAGCAGATGAAACCTTCGGTATTCGTTTGACGTCGTATCACAATCTATACTTCTTATTGAATGTGATGAAACAAGTGCGTCAAGCGATTATGGATGATAATTTACTAGAATTTCGTGAAGCCTTTTTTGAGGAATATGGATTCAACAAAGAGAATGCGAAAAGTTTCTAA
- a CDS encoding iron-containing alcohol dehydrogenase family protein, which produces MNQSLIVRGAPQEYECRIGAWDDLEAHLNRRNIKRVMVLHGKDSWEAAKVYFPELMNIDAFFVYYGGECTDEKTNDLKKQFEQHDLEGIIAVGGGKIADLGKAVANQCEVPVLILPTLAATCAAYTPLSVIYDKEGSMVRYDVFAKSNALVLIEPKVILNSPVELMIAGIGDTVAKWYEADAMISQLSVQSIEIQVAAFAAQKCREVLLTDSQAALEAMQKQEINQAFLNVVETNILLGGMVGGFGDDYGRTAGAHSIHDALTILPESHQQLHGNKVAYGVFVQLVIEDKWTEIETLIPFYRELQLPISLKEMNMVLTEEEYQRVAERAAEPHETIHYMKETITPEVVKDAMIKLEAAMSTK; this is translated from the coding sequence ATGAATCAATCGTTGATAGTAAGAGGAGCACCGCAAGAATATGAATGTCGGATCGGTGCGTGGGATGACTTAGAGGCGCATTTAAATAGAAGAAATATTAAACGTGTGATGGTGTTGCATGGCAAGGATTCATGGGAAGCTGCCAAAGTGTATTTCCCAGAACTAATGAATATAGATGCATTTTTTGTATATTATGGTGGGGAATGTACAGATGAAAAAACAAATGACTTAAAAAAACAGTTTGAGCAACATGATTTAGAAGGAATTATTGCTGTCGGGGGCGGGAAAATTGCAGATTTGGGTAAAGCAGTAGCGAACCAATGTGAAGTTCCTGTGTTGATTTTACCAACGCTGGCTGCGACCTGCGCAGCGTATACCCCCTTGAGTGTTATCTATGATAAAGAAGGTTCAATGGTTCGCTATGATGTATTTGCTAAAAGTAATGCGCTGGTTTTGATCGAACCAAAAGTCATTCTGAATTCGCCTGTCGAATTGATGATCGCAGGAATTGGTGATACAGTGGCTAAATGGTATGAAGCAGATGCGATGATCTCGCAGCTATCTGTCCAATCGATAGAGATACAGGTGGCAGCTTTTGCCGCTCAAAAATGTCGGGAAGTGTTGTTGACGGATAGTCAGGCTGCTCTTGAGGCGATGCAAAAGCAAGAAATCAATCAAGCCTTTTTAAACGTTGTGGAAACCAATATTTTATTAGGTGGAATGGTTGGCGGCTTTGGTGATGATTATGGTCGAACGGCAGGTGCACATTCGATTCATGATGCGTTGACGATTTTACCAGAAAGCCACCAACAATTACACGGGAACAAGGTTGCTTATGGCGTGTTTGTTCAGCTAGTGATCGAGGATAAATGGACTGAAATCGAAACATTGATTCCATTTTACCGTGAGTTACAATTGCCGATTTCATTAAAAGAGATGAATATGGTTTTAACGGAGGAAGAATACCAACGTGTAGCTGAACGTGCTGCTGAGCCGCATGAAACGATTCATTATATGAAGGAAACAATTACTCCAGAGGTAGTGAAAGATGCTATGATCAAGTTGGAAGCAGCGATGAGTACTAAATAG